From the genome of Archaeoglobus neptunius, one region includes:
- the mptA gene encoding GTP cyclohydrolase MptA: MERVIAMLPDVQLLKPEVPIGLSRVGATGIKKLVEVQREGKRPIILISSFDVFVDLPAHLKGVNLSRNFEVIDEVIETLTSQPIENIEDLVVEVAKNLLDRHEYATNAEAKMTAELIMRKRTPKTRQRTQEVVRIFGEAKISRNGKKLVFVGVEVTGITACPCAQELVRARSAERLAEMGFDDDAIQRILDAVPVASHNQRGRAMLKVQVTDSFKVPIAKLIEIAKTSMSYETFEILKREDELEVVEMAHRNTRFVEDGVRIMACNLLKAFPEAPDNVLAFLRQENEESIHQHNVVAERYATFGELRNEIGSAGTAADSPNP, from the coding sequence ATTGAGAGAGTGATTGCTATGCTCCCTGACGTTCAGCTTTTAAAACCTGAAGTGCCAATTGGACTGAGCAGAGTTGGAGCCACCGGTATAAAAAAGCTTGTTGAAGTTCAGAGAGAAGGAAAGAGGCCCATCATACTCATATCATCCTTTGACGTTTTTGTTGACCTTCCCGCTCACCTAAAAGGTGTTAACCTCAGCAGAAACTTCGAGGTTATTGACGAGGTTATAGAAACCCTCACCTCACAGCCAATTGAAAACATTGAGGATCTTGTGGTGGAGGTGGCAAAGAATCTGCTCGACAGACACGAGTACGCAACGAACGCAGAGGCTAAGATGACCGCTGAACTCATAATGCGAAAAAGAACTCCAAAAACGAGGCAGAGAACGCAGGAGGTTGTCAGGATCTTTGGTGAGGCAAAGATATCGAGAAATGGAAAAAAGCTTGTGTTTGTTGGTGTGGAGGTTACGGGGATCACTGCCTGTCCATGTGCCCAAGAACTGGTAAGGGCAAGATCCGCTGAAAGACTTGCAGAGATGGGCTTTGATGATGATGCAATCCAGAGAATACTTGACGCTGTTCCGGTTGCATCCCACAATCAGCGAGGAAGGGCGATGCTGAAAGTTCAGGTAACGGATAGCTTTAAGGTTCCGATTGCAAAGCTCATCGAGATAGCCAAAACGTCTATGAGCTACGAGACCTTCGAAATTCTCAAAAGAGAGGACGAGCTCGAGGTCGTTGAAATGGCACACCGCAATACGAGGTTTGTTGAAGACGGAGTTAGAATTATGGCATGCAATTTGCTCAAAGCTTTCCCTGAAGCTCCTGATAACGTGCTCGCTTTCCTCAGACAGGAGAATGAGGAGAGCATACATCAGCACAATGTTGTGGCCGAGAGATACGCAACTTTTGGAGAGCTAAGAAATGAAATTGGCTCTGCTGGTACTGCTGCTGACAGCCCAAATCCTTGA
- a CDS encoding phospholipase D-like domain-containing protein: MKLALLVLLLTAQILEVCPNPYGSDDAEYVKFYCNSSCVLTDGEGKVEAGKGLHVAARNPEEFERHFGAKADIQLPRSLALSNRGEEICVNEDCFRYGRDIRVLDDGVVYYRTSGGWDFRYEDWTNFTCITENVKGRLIITPADFNLGDGWIVASYTFSSPIRPAKLYVDGNPPSLPCRELKISPAVFLSSSSYRHFHYKFAIRGDRVVITTENWQFTNKGYIVEFESKNVSTALHNLLKNDERYAGKNPEYCSEWRYRKGEGGRALNFRANLTLFILPDCNPVLDFISSAKNRLYIIAPYMNLKWYSDHGILNAIKKAKVNGSRVRIFLDERYADDKTLKILKEEGVDITLLKNLHGKAVVSDDRVLITSANMNMFGLKLNREIGIIISSKKVSDFVVNDIESGSGTVILPDLIISLTAFVSSAAIFIRFRMKDKL; the protein is encoded by the coding sequence ATGAAATTGGCTCTGCTGGTACTGCTGCTGACAGCCCAAATCCTTGAAGTCTGCCCCAACCCCTACGGGAGCGATGATGCAGAGTATGTGAAATTTTACTGCAACTCCTCCTGTGTTCTTACCGACGGTGAAGGTAAAGTTGAGGCCGGTAAAGGGCTCCATGTTGCCGCCAGGAATCCTGAAGAGTTCGAGAGACATTTTGGTGCGAAAGCCGACATCCAGCTCCCACGTAGCCTGGCCCTTTCGAATCGAGGGGAAGAGATATGTGTAAACGAGGACTGTTTTCGTTATGGACGTGATATCCGAGTTCTCGACGACGGAGTTGTGTATTACCGAACATCGGGTGGGTGGGACTTCAGATACGAGGACTGGACCAATTTCACATGCATAACAGAAAATGTTAAAGGAAGGCTGATAATAACTCCAGCGGACTTCAACCTGGGAGATGGATGGATCGTTGCCTCATACACCTTTTCATCCCCCATAAGACCTGCAAAACTCTATGTTGATGGAAATCCACCCTCCTTACCATGCAGAGAACTAAAAATTTCTCCAGCAGTGTTTCTATCCTCCAGCTCATACAGGCATTTCCATTATAAATTTGCTATAAGGGGTGACAGAGTCGTGATAACAACAGAAAACTGGCAGTTCACGAATAAGGGATACATAGTTGAGTTTGAAAGCAAAAACGTTTCGACAGCACTGCACAATCTACTGAAAAACGACGAAAGATATGCTGGAAAAAATCCTGAATACTGCTCCGAATGGAGATACAGGAAAGGTGAGGGTGGTAGGGCTTTAAATTTCAGGGCAAACTTAACACTTTTTATCCTTCCAGACTGCAATCCGGTACTTGATTTTATCTCCTCTGCAAAAAACCGTCTGTATATCATAGCACCATATATGAATCTGAAATGGTATTCCGATCACGGAATTCTGAATGCAATAAAAAAGGCAAAGGTCAATGGCTCCAGAGTAAGGATTTTTCTGGATGAAAGGTACGCAGATGATAAAACTTTGAAAATTCTGAAAGAGGAAGGGGTTGATATAACATTGCTGAAAAACCTGCACGGCAAGGCGGTGGTTTCAGATGACAGAGTTCTCATCACATCCGCAAACATGAATATGTTTGGACTGAAGCTAAACAGAGAAATTGGAATTATTATAAGCAGCAAAAAAGTTTCAGATTTCGTTGTAAATGACATTGAAAGTGGAAGCGGTACTGTGATACTTCCAGACCTTATCATTTCTCTTACAGCTTTCGTATCCTCTGCAGCTATCTTCATTCGATTCAGAATGAAGGATAAGCTTTAA
- a CDS encoding Era-like GTP-binding protein → MGLMIALRKRFGFILRLFFKKDKMRIGIYGPPNAGKTTLANRILRDWTGDIIGSPSDVPHETRRARLREGVKIEVDGKSLTIDIVDTPGLATKIDFQEFLKYGLEEEEARRRAKEATEGVIEAIKWLDDLDGVLLVMDATEDPFTQVNVTIVGNMEARKLPLLIVANKIDLPTASPARIKSAFPQHPVVPISALKGINIDSLYKAMAERFG, encoded by the coding sequence ATGGGATTAATGATCGCTCTCAGAAAAAGGTTCGGATTCATACTGAGACTGTTCTTTAAAAAAGATAAAATGAGGATCGGTATTTACGGCCCTCCAAACGCCGGAAAAACAACTCTTGCCAACCGTATTTTAAGAGACTGGACCGGAGATATTATAGGCTCGCCGAGCGACGTTCCGCATGAGACGAGGAGGGCGAGGTTAAGGGAGGGTGTAAAAATCGAGGTTGATGGCAAGTCTCTAACGATAGATATTGTTGACACCCCGGGCCTGGCCACAAAGATAGATTTTCAGGAGTTCCTTAAGTACGGGCTTGAAGAGGAGGAAGCAAGAAGAAGAGCAAAGGAGGCTACGGAGGGCGTTATTGAGGCAATAAAATGGCTTGACGATCTCGATGGTGTGCTGCTGGTTATGGACGCTACCGAAGATCCGTTCACCCAGGTAAACGTGACCATCGTCGGAAACATGGAGGCAAGAAAGCTTCCTCTGCTGATCGTTGCAAATAAAATAGACCTGCCCACAGCCTCACCGGCAAGAATCAAATCTGCATTCCCGCAGCATCCTGTTGTGCCAATTTCAGCGTTGAAGGGCATTAATATAGATTCCCTTTACAAGGCGATGGCCGAGAGGTTTGGCTAA
- a CDS encoding DUF2073 domain-containing protein, producing the protein MEGVQMNLISKDMLERMPSMEKLRMILDSVKEGKIVVLETGLTPEEEAKLIEMTMLEIDHEKFIGIEVESYPAREESFLSKLFGKRKGRLTVIGPANRLKTLEKQEDVIKALVQI; encoded by the coding sequence ATGGAAGGAGTTCAGATGAATTTAATATCTAAGGATATGCTCGAAAGAATGCCTTCAATGGAGAAACTCAGAATGATTCTTGACAGTGTTAAAGAGGGAAAAATCGTCGTTCTCGAAACAGGACTTACTCCCGAGGAGGAGGCAAAGCTCATCGAAATGACCATGCTGGAAATCGATCATGAAAAATTCATAGGAATCGAAGTAGAATCATATCCTGCGAGGGAGGAGTCATTTCTATCGAAGCTTTTCGGGAAAAGGAAAGGCAGATTGACCGTAATAGGACCGGCAAACAGACTGAAAACTCTTGAAAAACAGGAAGATGTTATTAAAGCTCTTGTTCAGATTTAG
- a CDS encoding Zn-ribbon domain-containing protein, whose protein sequence is MPHRCTKCGKLYPSGDMRILNGCECGNNKFLYVPEKREVEPVEVEQEITRELTEMGIETVRIISPGRYEINIERLLQGEGIVIALQEDGRYIIHLPSLLKKRGQKKFK, encoded by the coding sequence ATGCCCCACAGATGTACAAAGTGCGGCAAGCTGTACCCGAGCGGGGACATGAGGATACTCAACGGATGTGAATGCGGAAACAACAAGTTCCTGTACGTTCCTGAGAAGCGGGAGGTTGAACCGGTCGAGGTTGAGCAGGAGATTACGAGAGAACTGACAGAGATGGGGATAGAAACCGTGAGAATTATCTCTCCCGGAAGATATGAGATAAACATCGAGAGACTTCTACAGGGAGAGGGGATAGTTATAGCACTTCAGGAGGATGGCAGATATATCATACACCTGCCATCTTTATTAAAAAAGAGAGGACAGAAAAAGTTTAAATAA
- a CDS encoding PAS domain S-box protein, which translates to MRLFDAEFWKLVSDKSLAAIYITDENGKVLYVNDIVVRATGYTKEEIYRMESIFDLSHPEDREDLIRRFREVSGAEPLFYESRYITKDGRERWVWGYTVAVEFAGQKFIIGNWIDVTRAKKLEQRLKESEEFYKTLVEDSLTPIYLIQDGVMVYVNRAFEDATGYRREEIIGKSPFFIIHPEDREIVQKRYLEREKGLRETETYSWRIITKSGDVRWVTARPGKVTYRGKPAVAATAIDTTEIYLLTEELKRRGEYLAFLNKVMRHDIANAITAIRISIEMVMESPERAKKMLPLAMKKADYIIKLINDSRELEKALEELKPVNLADIVRELLEVYRDNDISAKIEDVVVMANEGIRTVINNIIHNALVHGRSGVKVEVCSNEKNGIVRVSDLGDGIPDELKDKIFEEGFTTGEGTGLGLYIARKIVEIYGGKIEVKDNVPKGCIFEIIIPKN; encoded by the coding sequence ATGAGGTTATTCGATGCAGAATTTTGGAAGCTTGTATCTGATAAATCTCTTGCTGCCATTTACATAACAGATGAAAATGGAAAGGTTCTTTACGTGAACGACATCGTTGTGAGAGCTACCGGGTACACGAAAGAGGAGATCTACAGAATGGAGAGCATATTTGACCTTTCTCATCCCGAGGACAGGGAGGATCTGATCAGGAGATTTAGGGAAGTTTCAGGAGCCGAGCCTCTGTTCTACGAGTCCCGGTATATAACAAAGGATGGCAGAGAGAGGTGGGTGTGGGGATACACAGTAGCGGTTGAGTTTGCAGGGCAAAAATTCATAATAGGAAACTGGATTGACGTCACCAGAGCCAAGAAGCTTGAACAACGACTTAAGGAAAGTGAAGAATTCTACAAAACCCTCGTAGAAGACTCTCTAACTCCGATATACCTCATACAGGATGGGGTGATGGTTTACGTAAACAGGGCTTTTGAGGATGCAACGGGCTACAGAAGAGAGGAGATAATAGGAAAGAGCCCCTTTTTTATAATCCACCCCGAAGACAGAGAAATTGTACAAAAAAGGTATCTGGAAAGGGAAAAAGGGCTCAGAGAGACCGAAACATATAGCTGGAGAATTATAACCAAAAGCGGGGACGTTAGGTGGGTTACGGCAAGACCGGGTAAGGTAACCTACAGGGGTAAACCTGCAGTTGCTGCCACTGCAATCGATACAACGGAAATTTACCTGCTTACAGAAGAGTTAAAGAGAAGGGGTGAGTATCTGGCTTTCCTGAACAAGGTTATGCGGCACGATATAGCCAACGCAATAACTGCAATCAGAATCTCGATTGAGATGGTCATGGAGTCTCCGGAGCGTGCAAAAAAGATGCTGCCGCTTGCCATGAAAAAGGCAGACTACATCATAAAACTTATCAATGACTCGAGGGAGCTTGAAAAGGCTCTTGAAGAGTTGAAACCAGTTAATCTTGCCGACATCGTAAGAGAACTCCTTGAGGTCTACAGGGATAACGATATATCAGCAAAAATCGAAGATGTTGTGGTTATGGCCAATGAGGGGATCAGAACCGTGATAAACAACATCATTCACAACGCTCTTGTCCACGGCAGATCCGGAGTTAAAGTTGAGGTATGTTCAAATGAGAAAAACGGGATTGTGAGAGTGTCTGATCTCGGAGATGGTATTCCCGACGAATTGAAGGACAAAATCTTTGAGGAAGGGTTCACGACCGGAGAGGGGACGGGTCTGGGACTGTACATCGCCAGAAAAATAGTTGAAATATACGGGGGAAAAATCGAAGTAAAGGATAACGTACCAAAGGGATGCATCTTTGAAATAATAATACCTAAAAATTAA
- a CDS encoding 4Fe-4S binding protein — MRMVLHFDSRTVTEPVLSRTTLKTGALINILRASVGARRGEILIEVEDEKAKEVEEILKTQGVDVIELVGAVQKDDEKCVHCGACISICPTEALKFNGEKRVIVEAEKCVHCGACTKVCPTEALTLPF, encoded by the coding sequence ATGAGAATGGTTCTTCACTTTGATTCGAGAACTGTTACGGAACCTGTGCTCTCCAGAACAACACTCAAAACAGGTGCTCTCATAAACATACTGAGGGCATCTGTGGGGGCGAGAAGGGGCGAGATTCTGATAGAGGTTGAAGACGAAAAGGCAAAGGAAGTTGAAGAAATTTTGAAAACCCAGGGAGTAGACGTTATTGAGCTGGTCGGAGCCGTCCAGAAGGACGATGAGAAGTGCGTGCACTGCGGAGCATGCATCAGCATCTGTCCTACCGAGGCACTGAAATTCAATGGTGAGAAGAGAGTTATTGTTGAAGCTGAGAAGTGCGTGCACTGCGGAGCCTGCACAAAGGTGTGTCCTACCGAGGCACTCACTCTCCCATTTTAA
- a CDS encoding homocysteine biosynthesis protein → MVKSVEEINQKIREGNVRVVTAAEMKEIVAELGPEQAAKEVDVVTTGTFGAMCSSGAFFNFGHSDPPIKMQRVWLNDVEAYTGVAAVDAYLGATQLSETEEGYGGGHVIETLVEGKEVELRATAYGTDCYPRKEIVTEISLDDVNQAVMLNPRNAYQRYNAATNSSNRILRTYMGTLLPNFGNVTFAGTGEISPLNNDPEYRTIGVGTRIFLCGAKGYVIGEGTQHAPPYGTLMVKGNLREMDPEYMKGAYFPGYGATLFVGIGIPIPILDAEMAKFTAVRNSEIETKILDFGVARRGRPVVRKVTYEELISGKVEINGEEVRTSPLSSFYMAERIMNELKRQIEKGEFLLTSPVDRIPREEVFKPMRQREIRVVKSVMVKAFTISPDTGIEDAAKLIIEKGVNHLPVVKDGKLIGIVTSWDVAKAVALKKAGTVSEVMTKNVVVTFPEEPVEIAARKMEKNSISALPVVDSKRNVLGIVTSEDLSRLLAR, encoded by the coding sequence ATGGTCAAGTCGGTAGAGGAGATAAACCAGAAAATCAGAGAGGGAAATGTAAGGGTTGTCACAGCGGCGGAAATGAAGGAAATTGTTGCTGAACTTGGTCCGGAGCAGGCAGCAAAGGAGGTGGATGTGGTCACAACCGGAACATTTGGTGCAATGTGTTCGAGCGGTGCGTTTTTCAATTTTGGCCATTCCGATCCTCCGATAAAAATGCAAAGAGTCTGGCTTAACGATGTTGAGGCATATACAGGTGTCGCTGCCGTTGATGCTTATCTCGGAGCAACCCAGCTTTCCGAAACTGAAGAGGGCTACGGAGGAGGGCATGTAATCGAGACGCTTGTTGAGGGCAAGGAGGTTGAGCTGAGAGCTACAGCATACGGAACGGACTGTTATCCCAGAAAAGAGATTGTCACTGAAATTTCTCTGGATGACGTGAATCAGGCAGTAATGCTGAATCCGAGAAATGCCTATCAGAGGTATAATGCAGCCACAAACAGCTCAAACAGAATTCTGAGAACTTACATGGGAACACTTCTCCCGAACTTCGGGAATGTAACGTTTGCCGGAACAGGAGAGATCTCTCCGCTGAATAACGATCCGGAATACCGTACAATTGGGGTGGGAACAAGGATATTCCTGTGCGGTGCCAAGGGATACGTTATCGGGGAAGGGACTCAGCACGCTCCACCGTACGGTACACTGATGGTGAAAGGAAATCTCAGGGAAATGGACCCGGAGTACATGAAAGGTGCGTACTTCCCGGGATATGGTGCCACTCTATTTGTGGGTATAGGCATTCCAATTCCGATACTGGATGCTGAAATGGCAAAGTTTACTGCAGTTAGGAACAGTGAAATTGAAACGAAAATACTCGATTTCGGAGTTGCAAGAAGGGGAAGGCCCGTTGTAAGAAAGGTGACCTATGAGGAGCTTATAAGCGGAAAGGTTGAGATAAACGGGGAGGAAGTGAGAACGTCCCCGTTGTCGAGTTTCTACATGGCAGAAAGGATAATGAATGAGCTCAAAAGGCAGATAGAGAAAGGTGAGTTTCTGCTTACGAGTCCTGTAGACAGAATTCCGCGGGAAGAAGTCTTCAAACCTATGAGGCAGAGGGAGATCAGAGTCGTGAAGAGTGTGATGGTTAAGGCCTTCACAATCTCACCTGATACAGGTATAGAGGATGCTGCAAAACTTATCATTGAAAAGGGCGTTAATCACCTGCCGGTCGTGAAGGATGGCAAGCTTATAGGAATAGTCACATCCTGGGATGTCGCAAAGGCCGTCGCTCTGAAGAAGGCAGGCACAGTTTCAGAAGTCATGACAAAAAATGTTGTGGTGACGTTTCCAGAGGAGCCTGTTGAGATCGCAGCAAGGAAAATGGAGAAAAACAGCATCTCGGCACTTCCAGTTGTGGACTCAAAGAGAAATGTGCTCGGAATTGTTACAAGTGAAGATCTGAGCAGACTGCTTGCGAGGTGA
- a CDS encoding 3-hydroxyacyl-CoA dehydrogenase NAD-binding domain-containing protein yields MKLEDVKVIGVVGAGVMGHGIAQVAAKAGYEVVLVDISEEVLKKALELIESGPFGLKRLVEKGKMSEEDAKACMARIKTSTSLDSLKDADFIIEAVTENADLKKKIFSQLDKICKPEAIIASNTSGIMISDLATAVDRKDRFIGMHWFNPAPVMKLIEVVRGALTSDETFDLTVELSRKFGKIPIEAGDGPGFFTTRFINSWLVEAVRLFEMGIGGIREIDEMCRLAFGFPMGPFELMDLIGLDTALHIAEYLYEETKEKHYAPPNTLKKLVLSGYIGDKKLKPGSRGGWYDFYGIKK; encoded by the coding sequence TTGAAACTGGAAGACGTTAAAGTTATTGGAGTTGTTGGTGCTGGAGTGATGGGGCATGGAATTGCTCAGGTTGCAGCAAAGGCGGGATATGAGGTGGTACTGGTCGACATCAGCGAGGAGGTTCTGAAAAAAGCACTGGAACTGATTGAGTCCGGACCCTTCGGGCTGAAAAGACTTGTTGAGAAAGGAAAAATGAGTGAAGAAGATGCAAAGGCGTGCATGGCAAGGATAAAGACTTCAACGTCTCTTGACAGTCTTAAAGATGCAGATTTCATCATCGAGGCTGTTACGGAGAATGCAGATCTGAAAAAGAAAATATTCTCGCAGCTTGACAAAATCTGCAAGCCGGAAGCGATAATTGCTTCCAACACTTCTGGAATAATGATATCCGATCTGGCAACTGCCGTTGATAGGAAGGACAGGTTTATAGGAATGCACTGGTTCAATCCCGCTCCGGTGATGAAGCTGATTGAGGTAGTGAGGGGCGCTTTAACTTCTGATGAAACATTTGACCTGACCGTTGAGCTGTCGAGGAAATTTGGAAAGATACCCATTGAAGCTGGAGACGGTCCGGGATTTTTCACAACTAGGTTCATCAATTCGTGGCTTGTTGAAGCGGTGAGACTTTTTGAGATGGGAATTGGCGGAATTAGAGAAATTGACGAAATGTGCAGACTTGCCTTTGGCTTCCCGATGGGACCGTTTGAGCTGATGGACCTGATAGGCCTGGATACAGCGCTGCACATAGCCGAGTATCTCTACGAAGAGACGAAAGAGAAGCACTATGCTCCGCCAAACACGCTGAAAAAGCTGGTGCTTTCTGGGTATATCGGCGACAAGAAGCTGAAGCCGGGGAGCAGAGGAGGGTGGTATGATTTCTATGGAATTAAAAAATAA
- a CDS encoding inorganic phosphate transporter translates to MDFGLPLIAAFAIAFAIGSNDTSNSFGICVGCGLLTIRRAVYILFILVLLGFLFGGGNVMQTVGGKIVELNGVIVSISLMISSAAIVVANYLRTPVSSHQAIVMSLIGSAFALGREIDLSTVTKIILSWIISPFGALAISILIYWIMERTLSGKPALKVERILRVFLLIGASVIGFNTGANELATALAPAIWFGTMSVLEGAVVGATMLFLGAWFISARVAESVGKGITALDPFSGFAAQFAAGLTVLLFTYLGMPVSTTYCTVGSITGVGLYKGFKGVRFAFLKRIILSWIFTPFTAFFISFAVTIAVSQLTA, encoded by the coding sequence ATGGACTTCGGCCTACCACTGATTGCAGCTTTTGCAATTGCATTCGCAATAGGATCGAACGACACGAGCAATTCATTCGGAATCTGTGTTGGATGCGGATTGCTCACAATCAGAAGGGCGGTTTACATTCTCTTTATTCTCGTGCTGCTGGGATTTCTGTTTGGCGGGGGCAATGTGATGCAAACAGTTGGCGGAAAAATTGTCGAGCTGAACGGAGTGATCGTTTCCATCTCCCTCATGATATCTTCTGCAGCAATTGTGGTGGCAAATTACCTACGTACACCAGTTTCAAGTCATCAGGCCATAGTTATGAGTCTGATAGGCTCGGCCTTTGCACTGGGGAGGGAAATTGACCTATCAACCGTAACCAAGATAATTTTATCCTGGATAATATCCCCATTTGGTGCCCTTGCAATCTCCATTCTCATTTACTGGATTATGGAGCGCACCCTTTCTGGAAAACCTGCTCTGAAGGTTGAGAGAATTTTGAGGGTGTTTCTGCTGATTGGAGCCTCGGTAATCGGTTTCAATACAGGCGCTAATGAGCTCGCAACAGCCCTAGCTCCAGCAATATGGTTCGGAACTATGAGTGTTCTTGAAGGGGCCGTGGTTGGAGCCACAATGCTATTTTTGGGAGCGTGGTTTATCAGTGCGAGAGTTGCTGAGTCTGTTGGAAAGGGAATTACGGCTCTCGACCCATTTTCCGGTTTTGCTGCACAGTTCGCAGCGGGACTGACAGTTTTACTTTTCACGTACCTTGGTATGCCTGTGTCCACAACATACTGCACCGTGGGCTCGATTACGGGTGTAGGGCTGTACAAGGGATTCAAGGGGGTGAGATTCGCTTTTCTGAAAAGAATAATACTGAGCTGGATCTTCACCCCATTTACCGCATTTTTCATCAGCTTCGCAGTTACAATTGCCGTTTCTCAATTAACCGCCTGA
- a CDS encoding DUF72 domain-containing protein, which produces MVIKVGCCGFPTGMSRYFQTFEVVEVQKTFYKPPSERTAEKWRKMAPENFEFTVKAWQVITHPPTSPTFRKAKIKAVDCGFFKPIREVFEAWEVTRNIAKILRAKFILFQTPKSFKDSAENMQNMRDFFNCIERDFIFGFEPRGWREESIEKTCRELDLVHVVDPFVVSQLYGEIVYFRLHGFNYKHKYTDEELEKLAEMVDKDGYVMFNNIHMFDDAMRFRRLIEKRQL; this is translated from the coding sequence ATGGTCATTAAGGTTGGGTGTTGCGGATTTCCCACTGGAATGAGCAGGTATTTTCAGACATTCGAAGTGGTGGAGGTTCAAAAAACCTTTTACAAACCCCCATCGGAAAGGACTGCAGAAAAATGGAGAAAAATGGCCCCCGAAAACTTCGAGTTCACGGTGAAGGCGTGGCAGGTGATCACGCATCCCCCAACCAGTCCAACTTTCAGAAAAGCAAAGATTAAAGCGGTAGATTGCGGCTTCTTCAAACCAATCAGAGAGGTTTTTGAAGCCTGGGAGGTAACAAGGAACATTGCGAAAATTCTGAGAGCGAAATTCATACTGTTTCAGACGCCAAAAAGCTTCAAGGACAGTGCGGAGAACATGCAGAACATGCGCGACTTCTTTAACTGCATCGAGAGGGACTTCATCTTCGGTTTTGAACCGAGAGGATGGAGGGAAGAGAGCATCGAGAAAACATGCAGGGAGCTGGATTTGGTACATGTCGTCGATCCGTTTGTTGTCAGTCAGCTTTACGGTGAGATTGTTTACTTCAGGCTCCATGGTTTTAATTACAAGCACAAGTATACGGATGAGGAACTTGAAAAGCTGGCGGAGATGGTAGATAAGGACGGCTATGTGATGTTCAACAACATCCACATGTTTGACGATGCAATGAGGTTCAGGCGGTTAATTGAGAAACGGCAATTGTAA
- a CDS encoding Yip1 family protein yields the protein MDFLTNPDRFMERQKSGRFLLPVSIVAISAVISSATSYVLIPTVVEVLKKQLQGAGITGQQLEAAIQITQISMIISPFIVTFIGWLVISAILYVISGILGGNGSFSDLTKLVAFSYIPAIILSPVTSYLAVEQTKYALAGIKAYAIPTAILTISVAAWQAVYWAFAVKHARDLELRKSAMASSIVFIGYLLLTASSLVFSALSGTP from the coding sequence ATGGATTTTCTCACGAATCCGGACAGATTCATGGAAAGGCAGAAAAGCGGAAGGTTTCTCTTACCGGTTTCCATTGTTGCCATCTCTGCCGTGATATCATCGGCAACATCTTACGTTTTAATCCCGACGGTGGTTGAGGTCCTCAAAAAACAGCTCCAGGGAGCGGGCATTACGGGACAGCAGTTGGAGGCAGCGATTCAGATCACACAGATCAGCATGATTATTTCTCCTTTCATCGTGACTTTCATTGGCTGGCTAGTTATCTCTGCAATTCTGTACGTCATATCCGGGATTCTTGGAGGAAACGGCAGTTTCTCGGACCTCACCAAGCTTGTGGCTTTTAGTTATATACCAGCTATAATCCTCAGCCCTGTGACATCCTATCTGGCAGTTGAGCAGACAAAGTACGCCCTTGCAGGAATTAAGGCCTATGCAATACCAACCGCCATTCTCACCATCTCTGTTGCTGCCTGGCAGGCTGTCTACTGGGCCTTTGCTGTCAAACATGCGAGAGATCTCGAACTCAGAAAGTCTGCAATGGCCAGCAGCATCGTTTTCATTGGCTACCTGTTACTGACTGCGTCCTCTCTGGTTTTCTCAGCTCTTTCAGGGACTCCCTAA